A stretch of the Nicotiana tabacum cultivar K326 chromosome 6, ASM71507v2, whole genome shotgun sequence genome encodes the following:
- the LOC142182002 gene encoding secreted RxLR effector protein 161-like yields the protein MYRGIISSLLYLTASRPNIVFGVGLYARFQSSPKESHVKAAKRILRYLKGTHDLVLYYPSGDNFDLIGYVDADYAGYLVDKKSTFGMAHFLGSYLTLWGTKKENFVNLSTAEAEYVATTSCCTQLLWIKQQLEDFDVFSDCVPLLCDNTGTLNMAKNPVQHKRIKHIDVRHHFLRDNVEKGLICMKFYKIEDSRYLHQSIEQGEL from the coding sequence ATGTACAGAGGTATCATTagttcactcttgtatctcacaGCTAGCAGGCCTAATATTGTATTTGGTGTGGGATTATATGCTAGATTCCAATCaagtccaaaggaatctcatgtGAAAGCTGCTAAGAGGATTCTAAGGTATCTCAAAGGAACACatgacctggttctctactatcctTCAGGAGATAATTTCGACTTAATTgggtatgttgatgctgattacGCTGGTTATCTGGTTGATAAGAAGAGCACATTTGGCATGGCACATTTTCTGGGATCATACTTAACTTTATGGGGTACAAAGAAAGAAAACTTTGTGAATCTCTCTACTGCAGAAGCTGAATATGTGGCAACTACCTCTTGTTGTACTCAACTGTTGTGGATCAAGCAACAATTAGAGGATTTTGATGTGTTTTCTGATTGTGTACCTTTACTGTGTGATAACACAGGtactctcaacatggcaaagaacccTGTCCAGCATAAGAGAataaagcacattgatgtgcgacATCATTTTCTCAGAGATAATGTTGAAAAGGGTCTCATCTGCATGAAGTTCTACAAAATAGA